CCCGCATCGCCGGCATCGAGGACCAGCTGGAGCGCTCCGTGTCCGGCCTGCTGGCCAGCCAGGGCGTGCGCATCGTGTCCGGCACCGGCCGGCTGGTTGGCCCCCACCGGGTGGAGGTCACCCCCCACGGCGACGGGCGGGTCGAGGTCATCGAGGCCGACACCGTGGTGCTCTCGACCGGCAGCCGCCCCCGCATCCCGGACTTCGCCCCCATCGACGGCGAGCGGGTGCTCACCACCCGCGACGCCTACCCGCCGCCCACCCTGCCCGAGCACCTCGTGGTCATCGGCTCCGGGGTCACCGGCGTCGAGTTCGTGCACATGTTCTCCGCCTTCGGCGGCGAGGTCACCCTCATCGTCAGCCGCCAGCAGGTCCTGCCGGCCAAGGACCCGGAGGTGGCGGCGGTGCTGGAGGAGGACTTCCTGCGGCGGGGCGTGCACCTGCTGAAGGGGGCCCGGGCCGAGGGCATCGACGTCACCGACGACGGCATCGCCGTGCGCTGCGACGACGGGCGGGTGGCCCGGGGCAGCCACGCCCTGCTCTGCATCGGGTCCATCCCCAACTCCGAGGAGCTGGGCCTCGACGCCGCCGGGGTCGAGACCTCGTCCGGCGGCTACATCGTCGTCGACCACAACTGCCTGTCGTCGGCGCCGCACATCTACGCCGCCGGCGACCTCTCCGGGAAGCTGCCCCTGTCGTCGGTCGCCTCCATGCAGGGCCGCAAGATCGCCGAGCACGCCCTCGGCCTCCACCGGGGCCCGCACCGCCACCTCGACTACGAGAAGGCCGCCTCGGCCATCTTCACCGACCCCGAGATCGCGGATGTGGGCCTGGCCGAGGCCGACGCCTTCGCCAGTGGCCGCAAGGTGCGGGTCACCAAGGTGCCGTTCTCGGCGTCGGCCAAGGCGCTGATCAACGACGACTCCCGCGGCTTCGTGAAGATCATCTCCGACCCCGCCACGGGAGTGGTGCTGGGTGGCTCCATCGTGGGCCAGCACGCGGCCGAGCTCATCTCCGTGCTGGCCCTCGCCGTCACCGCCGGGCTCAAGGTCAACGACATCGTCGAGAGCCTGCTGGTGCACCCGGCCCTGGCCGAGTCGCTCGCCGACGCGGCCGAGTAGCGGACCCGGTGGAGGGCCAGCCCACGCGCCCGGGCCAGGGGGCCACCATGCCCCAGGGGCCGGACTCCTTCCCCGCCCAGGGCGTCAACAGCCTGGCGTCGGTGGGCCAGCGGACCCTGGCCCGGGTGGTCGACCTGGTCGTCATCGGCATCCCCGTGACCATCGGCTACACCATCGCCGCGGTCATCGCCTCCGGCGGGTCGCCCGACCCGGAGACCACCCTCGCCAGCCCGCAGGCCTCGGCCTGGACGTGGGGGGCGGCCATCGCCCTGGCCATGGTCTACGAGACGGTCTGCGTCACCCTCTGGGGCCAGACCCTCGGCAAGCTCGTCGTGGGGCTCCGGGTCGTGCGCCTCGTCAACGGCCGCTGCCCCCTCTGGTGGGAGGCCGCCCTGCGCATCGCCCTGCCCGGGGCGGTGGCCGTGATCCCCAACCCGCTGGCCAAGGCGGCGGCCCTCACCCTCTACGTGGTGGCCGGTTTCGACCCCATGCGCCGCAACGTCCCCGACCGGGCCGCCGGCACCGTCGTCGTCCGCGCTCGCTGAGGACCCCACCCCGGGGTCCCGGCGCTACTCGATGACGAGGACGACGTCGTTGGCGTTGACGGCCTGGCCGGCCTCGACCTTGATCTCGGCCACGGTGCCGTCCTTGTCGGCGACGATGGTGTTCTCCATCTTCATGGCCTCGAGCAGGCACACCGTCTGGCCGGTGGTGACCTCGTCGCCCACCGCGACGGTGACCTTGACGATGGTGCCCTGCATGGGCACGACGACCGAGCCCGACCCGGCCGCGGCGGCGGAGCCGCCGGCCGTGCCCTTGCGGCGGGGCCGGAGGGCCCCTCCGCCGCCGGCGTCACCCGCGACGGGGGCCGCCGCCGAGGCCGGGACCCACATGGCCACCGAGAACCGCTTGCCGTTGACCTCGACGTCGACGTCGCGCCGCACCTTCTCCTCGGGCTCGTCGCCCTCGCCCGGGGCGGCGGCGGGGTCGACGACGTCGGTGACGCCCGAGAGGTCGAGGACCTCCTCGACCCACTTGGTGGAGTGCCGGGCGGCCTTGAAGTCGTCGTGGCCGAGGATGGCGAGGTCGGCCGGCAGGGTGGTCTTGATGCCGTCGACGGTCATCTCCCGGATGGCCCGCTGCATGCGGGCGATGGCCAGGTCGCGGGTGCCGGCCCACACGACGAGCTTGCCGACCAGGTTGTCGTAGAACTGGCTGACCTCGTCGCCGGCCATGTAGCCGCCGTCCCAGCGGATGCCGGGGCCCTGGGGCACCGACAGGTCGGTGATGCGCCCGGGGGAGGGGATGAACTTGCCGCCGGCCGGGTCCTCGGCGTTGACCCGGACCTCGATGGCCCAGCCCCGCAGGTCGATGTCGTCCTGCGAGAACGAGAGGGGCTCGCCCGAGGCGACGAGGATCTGCTCGCGCACCAGGTCGATGCCCGACACCAGCTCGGTCACGGGGTGCTCGACCTGGAGGCGGGTGTTCATCTCGAGGAACCAGAACTCGCCGTCCTGGTAGAGGAACTCGACGGTGCCGGCGTTGACGTAGCCGCAGGCCAGGGCCACGTCGACGGCGGCCTGGCCCATGGCCCGGCGGGTCTCCTCGGGGAAGTCGGGGGCGGGGGCCTCCTCGACCAGCTTCTGGTGGCGGCGCTGGGCCGAGCAGTCGCGCTCGCCCACGTAGACGCCGTTGCCGTGGCTGTCGCAGACGATCTGCATCTCCACGTGGCGGGGCTTGGTGAGGTAGCGCTCGACGTAGCACTCGTCGCGCCCGAAGCCCTTGAGCGCCTCGGATTGGGCCGACTCGAGGGCGCTGTGGGCCTCGGCCGCGCTGGGGACGACGCGCATGCCGCGACCGCCGCCGCCGTAGGCCGCCTTGATGGCGACGGGCCAGCCGTGCTCCTCGCCGAAGGCGACGACCTCGTCGCCGCTCTGGAGGAACTCGGTGGTGCCGGGGACGCCGGCCACGCCCGCCTCCTGGGCCGCGATGCGGCTGGAGACCTTGTCGCCCATGACCTCGATGGCCTCGGGCGGCGGGCCGATGAAGGTCA
Above is a window of Iamia majanohamensis DNA encoding:
- a CDS encoding RDD family protein, coding for MPQGPDSFPAQGVNSLASVGQRTLARVVDLVVIGIPVTIGYTIAAVIASGGSPDPETTLASPQASAWTWGAAIALAMVYETVCVTLWGQTLGKLVVGLRVVRLVNGRCPLWWEAALRIALPGAVAVIPNPLAKAAALTLYVVAGFDPMRRNVPDRAAGTVVVRAR
- a CDS encoding acetyl-CoA carboxylase biotin carboxylase subunit, which codes for MLSKILIANRGEIAVRVIRACQEMGITSVAVYSDLDRDALHVRLADEAYSLGGQTAAESYLNTEKILEVIEQCGADGVHPGYGFFSENTDFARAITEKGVTFIGPPPEAIEVMGDKVSSRIAAQEAGVAGVPGTTEFLQSGDEVVAFGEEHGWPVAIKAAYGGGGRGMRVVPSAAEAHSALESAQSEALKGFGRDECYVERYLTKPRHVEMQIVCDSHGNGVYVGERDCSAQRRHQKLVEEAPAPDFPEETRRAMGQAAVDVALACGYVNAGTVEFLYQDGEFWFLEMNTRLQVEHPVTELVSGIDLVREQILVASGEPLSFSQDDIDLRGWAIEVRVNAEDPAGGKFIPSPGRITDLSVPQGPGIRWDGGYMAGDEVSQFYDNLVGKLVVWAGTRDLAIARMQRAIREMTVDGIKTTLPADLAILGHDDFKAARHSTKWVEEVLDLSGVTDVVDPAAAPGEGDEPEEKVRRDVDVEVNGKRFSVAMWVPASAAAPVAGDAGGGGALRPRRKGTAGGSAAAAGSGSVVVPMQGTIVKVTVAVGDEVTTGQTVCLLEAMKMENTIVADKDGTVAEIKVEAGQAVNANDVVLVIE
- a CDS encoding dihydrolipoyl dehydrogenase family protein; amino-acid sequence: MAHRFVVIGGGPAGNTAATTAARLGAEVTLVERDVVGGAAHLRDCIPSKAMIATGGAMDDLRRVAGMGLGEVEPSVDLAALRARIAGIEDQLERSVSGLLASQGVRIVSGTGRLVGPHRVEVTPHGDGRVEVIEADTVVLSTGSRPRIPDFAPIDGERVLTTRDAYPPPTLPEHLVVIGSGVTGVEFVHMFSAFGGEVTLIVSRQQVLPAKDPEVAAVLEEDFLRRGVHLLKGARAEGIDVTDDGIAVRCDDGRVARGSHALLCIGSIPNSEELGLDAAGVETSSGGYIVVDHNCLSSAPHIYAAGDLSGKLPLSSVASMQGRKIAEHALGLHRGPHRHLDYEKAASAIFTDPEIADVGLAEADAFASGRKVRVTKVPFSASAKALINDDSRGFVKIISDPATGVVLGGSIVGQHAAELISVLALAVTAGLKVNDIVESLLVHPALAESLADAAE